DNA from Candidatus Cloacimonas acidaminovorans str. Evry:
TAACAGCAGCAAAGATAATTAGCCCAATAGAAATAAGCGTAAAAAGCCATTGTGTTAATTTGCTGTTTTCCACCCTTACAAACCTGCCATAGAGCCAGGTGGAAAAACCAAGAATAAACAAAAACCACAGAACTTTCAACAGATATTCACCGTCGGTTAACAGCAGCAAGGTTTTCAGCTGAGTGTAAACAATAATCAGCAAAACAAAACCCATCACTTCTTTGAAAATAATCATCCAGTTGCCTGGCTTGGGAATTATTTTCAACGCCTTGGGGAAAAAGCCAATCAGCAGAAATGGAAACGCAAAACCGAGCCCGATAGTAAGAAAGAAAATCAGCATTAAAACAGGTGGCAAAGCTAAGGCAAAAGGCAAAGCCGCACCTAAAAAAGGTCCCGTGCAAGATATCGCCATCAAAAAGGCAAAAATACCCCCAAAAAAAGAACCGCTATAGCCCCCTCGGGAAGTTGCCTTATTAGCCGTATTCATTCCCGGAACGGTTATTTCAAAGACCCCTAAAAGTGACAAAGCAAACACAAACACAATTGACATCAGGGTTACTACAAAACCAGGATTTTGATTTTGCAAACCCCAACCTACCGATTCACCTGCCTTTTGCAAAGCGATGAAAATTCCTGCCATTACGGCAAAGGAAATCAGCACCCCCAAAGCGTAAATCAAAGTATGATTCAGCACTTTGGTTTTATCTTTCTGCGCTTGATTCATTATACTCATAATTCTTATCGGCAAAATGGGTAAAACGCAAGGTGTTATATTTAATATAATTCCGCCTAAAAAGGCAAAAAGAATGTATTTTAGTATTTCGCCAAGAGGATGGCTGGTTTCAGGTTTTTTATCGGGAATCGGGGATTTTTCTATAGGAATGGTTTCCTTTTGTTCTATCCTATTTGGGGTTTCCTCTTCGTTTTCCGAAACAGCAGCTGGTATTGGTTCATTTTCAGCTATTTTAATAGAAAGGATAGCTGTTGCCTCTTCGGGTGGATCACACATTCCTGTTTCATAACATAGATTATAGCTCAGCAGAACTTCAATCTGTTTGTTGCCTGTTTTAGCTGTTTGTTTCACCGTAAAAGGCAAAGTTAAAGTTACTTGGGGATGATAGTTCCATTCCTCTTCCGAAACAACCTGTGTCGGTTTCGGATAAATAACTTTACCCAAAATAAGGTCTGGATGGCTTGCTTCCAGATAAAAATACTCCGGGTTTTGGGGATTAAAGGTTTGTTTTTTCCCTTCAGGAATAAGGAGAGTGGCTTTAATAACACCTTTTTCTCCAGGCTTCAAGACCTCAGGAGAAATAGAGAATTTA
Protein-coding regions in this window:
- a CDS encoding protein-disulfide reductase DsbD family protein translates to MHRCLKLLLMFCLVLLILPIFAQSVKFSISPEVLKPGEKGVIKATLLIPEGKKQTFNPQNPEYFYLEASHPDLILGKVIYPKPTQVVSEEEWNYHPQVTLTLPFTVKQTAKTGNKQIEVLLSYNLCYETGMCDPPEEATAILSIKIAENEPIPAAVSENEEETPNRIEQKETIPIEKSPIPDKKPETSHPLGEILKYILFAFLGGIILNITPCVLPILPIRIMSIMNQAQKDKTKVLNHTLIYALGVLISFAVMAGIFIALQKAGESVGWGLQNQNPGFVVTLMSIVFVFALSLLGVFEITVPGMNTANKATSRGGYSGSFFGGIFAFLMAISCTGPFLGAALPFALALPPVLMLIFFLTIGLGFAFPFLLIGFFPKALKIIPKPGNWMIIFKEVMGFVLLIIVYTQLKTLLLLTDGEYLLKVLWFLFILGFSTWLYGRFVRVENSKLTQWLFTLISIGLIIFAAVTYLPIKETKQEEIQVKSGELIPAPNAPEGWYVFSEDILNKALKEGRAVFLDIGAAWCKNCMTNEKTVLFTETMMQEFKKKNVLLLRGDFTKKDETLLAWIKKHGRAGVPFNALYIPGAEPHIFGELLSKDEVINALNKIPAQAE